The DNA sequence AGCTATATCACGCAGCTCCCGCCGCAGGATCTTGCCCACCGGCGTCATTGGCAAGGCGTCGCGCAACACGATGTGCTTGGGCACCTTGTAGCCGGTGAAGTTGGCCTTGCAGAAGGCCTTGAGCTCTTCCACGCTCACCCCGCCCTCGCGCGGCACCACGAACAGCTTCACCGCCTCGCCGGAACGCTCGTCCGGCACGCCGATGGCTGCGCAGTTGGCCACCTTGGGGTGGCCCATGACCACGTCCTCGATCTCGTTGGGGTACACGTTGAAACCGGAGACGATGATCATGTCCTTCTTGCGGTCGACGATGCGGGTGAAGCCGTCCGGGTCGATCACTGCAATATCGCCGGTCTTGAACCAGCCCTCCGCATCCAGGGCCTGGGCGGTGGCCTCGGGCTGCTGCCAGTAGCCCTTCATCACCTGGGGCCCCTTGATGCACAACTCGCCACGCTCGCCCAGCGGCAGCTCGTTGCCGTCATCGTCGATCACCTTGAAGGCGGTGCCCACCACCGGGATGCCCACCGTGCCCAGGCGCGCCAGTTGGCCATAGGGGTTGGTGCTGGCCACCGGCGAGGTTTCGGTCAGGCCGTAGCCTTCGACGATGCGGCAGCCGGTCAGGCTCTCCCAGCGCTCGGCAGTGGCCTTGACCAACGCAGTGCCGCCCGAGTTGGTGACTTTCAACGCCGAGAAATCCAGCTGGCTGAAGCCTGGGTGGTTCATCAGCGCAACAAACAGGGTATTCAGGCCCAGCAGCCCAGTGAACCGCCATTTGCCCAGCTCCTTGATGAAGCCGGGGATATCCCGCGGGTTGGTGATCAGCACGTTGTGGTTGCCGGTGACCATCATGCACATGCAGTTCGCGGTGAAGGCGTAGATGTGGTACAGCGGCAGTGGCGCGATCATCACCTCCTGGCCTTCCTTGATCAGCTTCTGCCCATCCGGCCCGTGCTGCGAGAGGCAGGCCAGTACCTGCAGCATGTTGGCCACCAGGTTGCCGTGGGTGAGCATGGCCCCCTTGGCCAGGCCAGTGGTACCGCCGGTGTATTGCAACACGGCGATGTCGTCCAGGCTCAGCGGCACCGGCTTGGCAGACAGCTCGCGGCCCTGGCGCAACACCTGCTTGAACGGTACCGCCTGCGGCAGCCGGTAGGCCGGTACCATTTTCTTCAGTTTGTCGACCACGGTGTTGACCAGCCAGCCCTTGGCGGCGGGCAGCATGTCGCCCATCTTGGCCTCGATCAGGTAGTCGATGCCGGTATCCGGCAGTACCTCCTGGACGTGCTTGCCGAACATGTTCAGGTATACCAGCGCGCGCGCGCCGCTGTCGGTGAACTGGTGACGCATCTCACGC is a window from the Pseudomonas anuradhapurensis genome containing:
- the fadD2 gene encoding long-chain-fatty-acid--CoA ligase FadD2, which gives rise to MQADFWNDKRPAGVPSTLDINAYTSVVEVFERSCKRFADRPAFSNLGVTLTYAALERHSAAFAAWLQQHTDLKPGDRIAVQMPNVLQYPIAVFGALRAGLIVVNTNPLYTAREMRHQFTDSGARALVYLNMFGKHVQEVLPDTGIDYLIEAKMGDMLPAAKGWLVNTVVDKLKKMVPAYRLPQAVPFKQVLRQGRELSAKPVPLSLDDIAVLQYTGGTTGLAKGAMLTHGNLVANMLQVLACLSQHGPDGQKLIKEGQEVMIAPLPLYHIYAFTANCMCMMVTGNHNVLITNPRDIPGFIKELGKWRFTGLLGLNTLFVALMNHPGFSQLDFSALKVTNSGGTALVKATAERWESLTGCRIVEGYGLTETSPVASTNPYGQLARLGTVGIPVVGTAFKVIDDDGNELPLGERGELCIKGPQVMKGYWQQPEATAQALDAEGWFKTGDIAVIDPDGFTRIVDRKKDMIIVSGFNVYPNEIEDVVMGHPKVANCAAIGVPDERSGEAVKLFVVPREGGVSVEELKAFCKANFTGYKVPKHIVLRDALPMTPVGKILRRELRDIA